The proteins below come from a single Salinilacihabitans rarus genomic window:
- a CDS encoding DHH family phosphoesterase has protein sequence MSRAAELADALDECDSLAIVCHDNPDPDCLASALALRTIADAHDVEEVTVLYGGEISHQQNRAFVNVLDIGVHDVGGGDPLDFDDDECIAFVDHSRPGANSIASASVDPDIVVDHHPGETVDAPFVDVRTDYGATATIFVEYLLELGVALTTRLASALLFALHRERLDYLREPTEREYEAALTVFPHADLETLEQLYGSAFSPATIDAIGRAIATRKRRGSSMVASVGRTPETDALPQAADYLLNLEGVDTVLVYGLVDGTIRMSGRSIDPRVNMGETLDDAFGDLGAVGGHHDMAGGRIGLGLFADDSGDDAELLEFVAGRITRRYFDALHLDDRAEEAR, from the coding sequence ATGTCCCGCGCGGCGGAGCTCGCGGACGCGCTCGACGAATGCGACTCGCTGGCGATCGTCTGTCACGACAATCCCGACCCGGACTGTCTGGCGAGCGCGCTGGCGCTGCGGACGATCGCCGACGCCCACGACGTCGAGGAGGTGACGGTCCTCTACGGCGGTGAGATCTCCCACCAGCAGAACCGCGCGTTCGTCAACGTCCTCGACATCGGCGTCCACGACGTCGGCGGGGGCGATCCCCTCGACTTCGACGACGACGAGTGTATCGCGTTCGTCGACCACTCGCGGCCGGGCGCCAACTCGATCGCCTCGGCGTCGGTCGACCCGGACATCGTCGTCGACCACCACCCCGGCGAGACCGTCGACGCGCCGTTCGTCGACGTGCGAACCGACTACGGCGCGACGGCGACGATCTTCGTCGAGTACCTGCTCGAACTCGGGGTCGCGCTGACGACGCGGCTCGCCTCGGCGCTGCTGTTCGCGCTCCACCGCGAGCGCCTCGACTACCTGCGCGAGCCGACCGAGCGCGAGTACGAGGCCGCGCTCACGGTCTTCCCGCACGCGGATCTGGAGACGCTCGAACAGCTCTACGGCAGCGCGTTCTCCCCGGCGACGATCGACGCGATCGGTCGGGCGATCGCCACGCGCAAGCGCCGGGGCTCCTCGATGGTCGCGAGCGTCGGCCGCACGCCCGAGACCGACGCCCTCCCGCAGGCCGCCGACTACCTGCTGAACCTCGAGGGGGTCGACACGGTGCTGGTCTACGGGCTGGTCGACGGCACGATCCGGATGAGCGGCCGCTCGATCGACCCGCGGGTGAACATGGGCGAGACGCTCGACGACGCCTTCGGCGACCTCGGCGCCGTCGGCGGCCACCACGACATGGCCGGCGGCCGGATCGGCCTCGGGCTGTTCGCCGACGACTCCGGGGACGACGCGGAACTCCTCGAGTTCGTCGCCGGCCGGATCACGCGCCGGTACTTCGACGCGCTCCACCTCGACGACCGCGCCGAGGAGGCGCGCTGA
- a CDS encoding Hsp20/alpha crystallin family protein — translation MSGRPNPFQGLEELFERMSRQFENAARVWDTNAGGEGQFEMSLGGSTTGLDLADRGDEFVVTVDVPGYETEDLDVRLSGDRLHVSGEREHAVDESDETFIRRERRSQSFSRQVSLPEPVDPDGVSASVNNGVLSVTLEKREPSEAGRSIDIE, via the coding sequence ATGTCAGGTCGACCCAACCCGTTTCAAGGACTCGAGGAACTGTTCGAACGGATGAGCCGGCAGTTCGAGAACGCGGCGCGCGTGTGGGACACGAACGCCGGGGGCGAAGGACAGTTCGAGATGTCGCTCGGCGGGTCGACGACCGGTCTCGACCTCGCCGACCGCGGCGACGAGTTCGTCGTCACCGTCGACGTCCCCGGCTACGAGACCGAAGACCTCGACGTCCGGCTCTCTGGCGACCGACTCCACGTCAGCGGCGAGCGCGAGCACGCCGTCGACGAGAGCGACGAGACGTTCATCCGGCGCGAGCGCCGGTCGCAGTCGTTCAGCCGGCAGGTGAGCCTTCCGGAACCCGTCGACCCCGACGGCGTGAGCGCGTCGGTCAACAACGGGGTCCTGTCGGTCACCCTCGAGAAGCGAGAGCCGAGCGAGGCGGGGCGCTCGATCGACATCGAGTGA
- a CDS encoding type 1 glutamine amidotransferase domain-containing protein — translation MTKALFVVSEEGYWGEECVEPLETLSNAGVEVTVATPSGGPPVIDERSIDPEQVGEETAERVREVHETDERLNDPVPLADVHAEDYDAVVFPGGHGTEWDINQDRHARAALREAIEGEEGKAMVVCHAVGLLAFARDSHGAFIVNGREVTGFPNAWEEGIVDENDCMPDGRKLPYWVEDEVKEAGAEWDAELDSDTSVTVDGDLVTGRGPESSRAAAETLLSELGV, via the coding sequence ATGACGAAAGCACTGTTCGTCGTCAGCGAGGAAGGCTACTGGGGAGAGGAGTGTGTCGAACCGCTCGAAACGCTCTCGAACGCGGGCGTCGAGGTGACGGTGGCGACGCCGTCGGGCGGGCCGCCGGTGATCGACGAGCGCTCGATCGACCCCGAACAGGTCGGCGAGGAGACCGCCGAGCGCGTCCGCGAGGTCCACGAGACCGACGAGCGACTCAACGACCCCGTCCCGCTGGCCGACGTCCACGCCGAGGACTACGACGCCGTCGTCTTCCCCGGCGGCCACGGCACCGAGTGGGACATCAATCAGGACCGCCACGCCCGCGCGGCCCTCCGCGAGGCCATCGAGGGCGAGGAGGGCAAGGCGATGGTCGTCTGCCACGCCGTCGGCCTCCTCGCGTTCGCCCGCGACAGCCACGGGGCGTTCATCGTCAACGGCCGGGAGGTCACCGGCTTCCCCAACGCGTGGGAGGAGGGGATCGTCGACGAGAACGACTGCATGCCCGACGGCCGGAAACTGCCCTACTGGGTCGAAGACGAGGTGAAAGAGGCCGGCGCCGAGTGGGACGCCGAACTCGATTCGGACACGAGCGTCACCGTCGACGGCGACCTCGTCACCGGCCGCGGCCCCGAGTCCTCGCGGGCGGCCGCGGAGACGCTGCTTTCGGAACTCGGCGTCTAG
- a CDS encoding aldo/keto reductase, with translation MEYTRLGSTGTTVSQLCFGTWRFGRETDGVVETDREEAHELLDAAWERGINFVDTANVYGTPHGTSEEYIGEWLEDHDREDFVLASKVYFPFDGWGDPGPNDSGLGRKHVRAQIEGTLDRLGTDYLDLYYIHRWDENTPIRETLRALTELVREGKVHYLGASTMAAWQLTKALWTADVDGLERFEVTQPLFHAGYRDDITDYLDVCADRDLAVCPYSPLAGGFLTGKYERVDEDDPTAFEGPEGARGSLDDRFEDYYLSERGWHVLDEVRAVADELDATPAQVALRWLIEQPNFTCVPIVGARTVDQLDENVGAVDLSLSDEQFDRIVDARYDEAGERWGHRT, from the coding sequence ATGGAGTACACCCGACTCGGGTCGACCGGGACGACGGTCTCGCAACTGTGTTTCGGGACGTGGCGCTTCGGCCGCGAAACCGACGGCGTGGTCGAGACGGACCGCGAGGAGGCCCACGAGTTGCTCGACGCGGCGTGGGAACGCGGCATCAACTTCGTCGACACCGCCAACGTCTACGGGACGCCACACGGTACCAGCGAGGAGTACATCGGCGAGTGGCTCGAAGACCACGACCGGGAGGACTTCGTGCTCGCCTCGAAGGTTTACTTCCCGTTCGACGGCTGGGGCGACCCCGGCCCGAACGATTCGGGACTCGGGCGCAAACACGTCCGGGCGCAGATCGAGGGGACGCTCGACCGCCTCGGCACCGACTACCTCGACCTCTACTACATCCACCGCTGGGACGAGAACACGCCGATCCGCGAGACGCTCCGGGCGCTCACCGAACTCGTCCGCGAGGGGAAAGTCCACTACCTCGGCGCCTCGACGATGGCCGCCTGGCAACTCACGAAGGCCCTCTGGACCGCCGACGTCGACGGCCTCGAACGGTTCGAGGTGACCCAGCCGCTGTTCCACGCCGGCTACCGCGACGACATCACGGACTACCTCGACGTCTGTGCCGACCGGGACCTCGCGGTCTGCCCGTACTCGCCGCTGGCCGGCGGCTTCCTCACCGGCAAGTACGAGCGCGTCGACGAGGACGACCCGACGGCGTTCGAGGGGCCGGAGGGCGCCCGCGGCTCGCTCGACGATCGCTTCGAGGACTACTACCTCTCCGAGCGCGGCTGGCACGTACTCGACGAGGTCCGCGCGGTCGCGGACGAACTCGACGCGACGCCCGCGCAGGTCGCCTTGCGCTGGCTGATCGAACAGCCGAACTTCACCTGCGTCCCCATCGTCGGCGCGCGCACCGTCGACCAGCTAGACGAGAACGTCGGCGCCGTCGACCTCTCGCTCAGCGACGAGCAGTTCGACCGGATCGTCGACGCCCGGTACGACGAGGCCGGCGAGCGGTGGGGTCACCGCACCTGA
- a CDS encoding DUF1918 domain-containing protein, with translation MSFEEDDRVVLHDKHSEFDGEVGTVTQTMESMFGDVTYTVSFEEGQETGVPEDAIEAADEDEDEDEDEDEDEE, from the coding sequence ATGAGCTTCGAGGAAGACGACCGCGTCGTCCTGCACGACAAACACAGCGAGTTCGACGGCGAGGTCGGCACCGTCACCCAGACGATGGAGTCGATGTTCGGCGACGTCACCTACACCGTCAGCTTCGAGGAGGGGCAGGAGACCGGCGTCCCCGAGGACGCCATCGAGGCCGCCGACGAGGACGAGGACGAGGACGAGGACGAGGACGAGGACGAGGAGTAA
- a CDS encoding RNA-binding protein, translating to MPKIPLHYVDLRTFCYATEDEKRVEAALRTFLPEEFEVERAETEGHYGDRILVLSARVENADDVRHVLGRLTDLEGFDRLLAELDQRVTDNCELFLRLDKQAAFNGAVRLGDGITVRAKVEAYPAKKERAVENAEAVLEELRDEAAED from the coding sequence ATGCCAAAGATCCCGCTGCACTACGTCGACCTCCGTACGTTCTGTTACGCCACCGAGGACGAGAAGCGCGTCGAGGCGGCGCTCCGGACGTTCCTCCCCGAGGAGTTCGAGGTAGAGCGCGCCGAAACCGAGGGCCACTACGGCGACCGCATCCTCGTCCTCTCGGCGCGCGTCGAGAACGCCGACGACGTCCGCCACGTCCTCGGACGGCTGACCGACCTCGAAGGGTTCGACCGCCTGCTCGCGGAACTCGACCAGCGGGTCACCGACAACTGCGAACTCTTCTTGCGGCTGGACAAGCAGGCCGCGTTCAACGGGGCGGTCCGCCTCGGCGACGGCATCACCGTCCGCGCGAAGGTCGAGGCCTACCCCGCGAAGAAGGAGCGGGCCGTCGAGAACGCCGAGGCGGTTCTCGAGGAACTGCGCGACGAGGCGGCCGAGGACTGA
- a CDS encoding YcaO-like family protein encodes MDVHVVADDPILDAVAAALADADVGVREAEAADVADARFAVVSDLAGGETLRAANRAALDGNTPWIAVEVGGVGGHPLPGVDAAVAGFAPQTGCYECLRARVASTVDETADRPKADRSAVRLAGAVAGRECVRLFAGEEPSIVGHVREVPHARRRLLPVPGCSCEEGGRDRRLDRADDESLSLEAAVDAAERAIDERVGLVTSIGEAESFPAPYYLATAADTTAYSDASAATQAAGVAVDWNAALMKAVGEALERYCAGVYREDDFVHASEVDLANPVSPTDLVRPDDAPAYDPADEHRWVEGEDLATGEQAHLPAAAVQFPQPGDRLVPSITTGLGLGSSTADALAAGLTEVVERDATMLAWYSTYDPVGLSVDDDGFEALAKRARSEGLTATPLLVTQDVDVPVVAVAVHRDPDADGFDAEWPHFAVGSAADLDAAAAARSALAEALQNWMELRGLGPEDADEAGGAIGEYASFPERAREFVAVDRTIPAASVGPDPVPTGAEAVEELVSRTVDVGLTPHAARLTTRDVAGVGFEAVRVLVPGAQPLFTGEPFFGERAREVPKERGDEPRLDRAFHPYP; translated from the coding sequence ATGGACGTACACGTCGTCGCGGACGATCCGATCCTCGACGCCGTCGCCGCGGCGCTCGCCGACGCCGACGTCGGCGTTCGCGAGGCCGAGGCGGCCGACGTCGCCGACGCCCGCTTCGCCGTCGTGAGCGACCTCGCCGGCGGCGAGACGCTGCGGGCGGCGAACCGGGCCGCGCTGGACGGGAACACGCCGTGGATCGCCGTCGAGGTCGGCGGCGTCGGCGGCCACCCGCTGCCGGGGGTCGACGCCGCGGTAGCGGGATTTGCCCCGCAGACGGGCTGTTACGAGTGCCTGCGCGCCCGCGTCGCCTCGACCGTCGACGAGACGGCGGACCGACCGAAAGCCGACCGCAGCGCCGTCCGCCTCGCGGGCGCGGTCGCCGGCCGGGAGTGCGTGCGGCTGTTCGCCGGCGAGGAGCCGTCGATCGTCGGCCACGTCCGCGAGGTGCCCCACGCCCGTCGACGGCTGTTGCCCGTCCCGGGCTGTTCCTGCGAGGAGGGCGGCCGGGACCGCCGCCTCGACCGCGCGGACGACGAGTCGCTGTCGCTGGAGGCGGCCGTCGACGCCGCCGAACGCGCCATCGACGAGCGAGTCGGTCTCGTCACCTCCATCGGCGAGGCCGAGTCGTTCCCCGCGCCGTACTACCTCGCGACGGCGGCGGACACGACGGCCTACAGCGACGCGAGCGCGGCGACGCAGGCCGCCGGCGTCGCCGTCGACTGGAACGCCGCGCTGATGAAGGCCGTCGGCGAGGCCCTCGAACGCTACTGCGCGGGGGTCTACCGCGAGGACGACTTCGTCCACGCGAGCGAGGTCGACCTCGCGAACCCGGTCTCGCCGACCGACCTCGTCCGGCCCGACGACGCCCCCGCGTACGACCCGGCCGACGAGCACCGGTGGGTCGAGGGCGAGGACCTCGCGACGGGCGAGCAGGCCCACCTCCCGGCCGCCGCGGTGCAGTTCCCCCAGCCCGGCGACCGCCTCGTCCCGTCGATCACGACGGGACTCGGCCTCGGCTCCTCGACGGCCGACGCGCTCGCCGCGGGGCTGACCGAGGTCGTAGAGCGCGACGCGACGATGCTCGCGTGGTACTCGACGTACGATCCGGTCGGGCTGTCGGTCGACGACGACGGCTTCGAGGCGCTGGCGAAGCGTGCGCGCAGCGAGGGGCTGACCGCGACGCCGCTTTTGGTCACGCAGGACGTCGACGTGCCCGTCGTCGCCGTCGCGGTCCACCGCGACCCCGACGCCGACGGTTTCGACGCGGAGTGGCCCCACTTCGCGGTCGGCTCCGCCGCCGACCTCGACGCGGCCGCGGCCGCCCGGTCGGCGCTCGCGGAGGCGCTGCAAAACTGGATGGAACTGCGCGGGCTCGGCCCCGAGGACGCCGACGAGGCCGGCGGCGCCATCGGCGAGTACGCCTCGTTCCCCGAGCGCGCCCGCGAGTTCGTCGCCGTCGACCGGACGATTCCGGCGGCGTCGGTCGGCCCGGACCCGGTCCCGACGGGCGCCGAGGCGGTCGAGGAACTCGTCTCGCGGACCGTCGACGTCGGACTGACGCCCCACGCGGCCCGGCTGACGACCCGGGACGTGGCGGGGGTCGGCTTCGAGGCGGTCCGGGTCCTCGTCCCCGGCGCGCAGCCGCTGTTCACCGGCGAGCCGTTCTTCGGCGAGCGCGCGCGGGAGGTGCCGAAAGAACGGGGGGACGAGCCGCGGCTCGACCGGGCGTTCCACCCGTATCCCTGA
- the paaE gene encoding 1,2-phenylacetyl-CoA epoxidase subunit PaaE, whose amino-acid sequence MRRRLDPSVDTSGAAAGAECPYCGSEDTVREHPKGPSLCRSMHFCRACRQPFEKFE is encoded by the coding sequence ATGCGCCGGAGACTCGACCCCAGCGTCGACACCTCGGGTGCGGCCGCCGGCGCGGAGTGTCCCTACTGCGGGTCGGAGGACACCGTCCGCGAGCACCCGAAGGGGCCGTCGCTCTGTCGGTCGATGCACTTCTGCCGGGCGTGTCGCCAGCCGTTCGAGAAGTTCGAGTGA
- the paaD gene encoding 1,2-phenylacetyl-CoA epoxidase subunit PaaD has protein sequence MSEFDPRDPAVEFDPDPDAEATPCAYTEYVRGSDPEDLPATGEGATGLEREVWDALYEVEDPEMPVSIVDLGLIYGVDVDEGDAAETRATVLMTLTYTGCPARSMLLNDVEEAAASPEGVDAADVELVWSPEWSLEMVTDRGKADLREFGLSV, from the coding sequence ATGAGTGAGTTCGACCCCCGCGATCCCGCCGTCGAGTTCGATCCCGATCCCGACGCGGAGGCGACGCCCTGCGCGTACACCGAGTACGTCCGCGGCTCCGACCCCGAGGACCTGCCGGCGACCGGCGAGGGCGCGACGGGCCTCGAACGCGAGGTGTGGGACGCCCTCTACGAGGTCGAGGACCCGGAGATGCCCGTCTCGATCGTCGACCTCGGGCTGATCTACGGGGTCGACGTCGACGAGGGTGACGCCGCCGAAACGCGCGCCACCGTGCTGATGACGCTCACCTACACCGGCTGTCCCGCCCGGAGCATGCTGTTGAACGACGTCGAGGAGGCCGCCGCCTCGCCCGAAGGCGTCGACGCGGCCGACGTGGAACTCGTCTGGAGTCCGGAGTGGTCACTCGAGATGGTCACCGACCGGGGGAAGGCCGACCTCCGCGAGTTCGGCCTGAGCGTCTGA
- the paaC gene encoding 1,2-phenylacetyl-CoA epoxidase subunit PaaC → MATVEPLPGPDDLDAEEREAVETLLYRLADDEFVLAERYTEWQVRAPTLESDLALANVAQDEYGHARLWYDLLADFGYDEPDLLWERDPGAFRHATLVERPFETGDWADAIVRSYLYDEAERLRLAALEESSYPRIVDRVGKVRGEEDYHREHATNWLERLAETEDGRERVEDAVDRLFPHALTLFEPVDPEIERRIDDLGLRTRSLDEMGAEWLDTVVPFFESLGVETPVSGRDEVTEADLPDARGRDGSHTDDWFTLHDEFTRTYRELGRTEAGRIMGDPDDE, encoded by the coding sequence ATGGCGACCGTCGAACCCCTCCCCGGACCCGACGACCTCGACGCCGAGGAGCGCGAGGCCGTCGAGACGCTCCTCTACCGGCTGGCCGACGACGAGTTCGTCCTCGCGGAACGCTACACCGAGTGGCAGGTGCGCGCGCCCACCCTCGAATCGGACCTCGCGCTGGCGAACGTCGCTCAGGACGAGTACGGCCACGCCCGCCTCTGGTACGACCTGCTCGCGGACTTCGGTTACGACGAACCGGACCTGCTCTGGGAGCGCGACCCCGGCGCGTTCCGCCACGCGACGCTGGTCGAACGCCCCTTCGAGACCGGCGACTGGGCCGACGCCATCGTTCGCTCGTACCTCTACGACGAGGCCGAGCGTCTACGGCTGGCGGCGCTCGAAGAGTCCTCGTACCCCCGGATCGTCGACCGCGTCGGCAAGGTGCGAGGCGAGGAGGACTACCACCGCGAACACGCGACGAACTGGCTCGAACGGCTGGCCGAGACCGAGGACGGCCGCGAGCGCGTCGAAGACGCCGTCGACCGGCTGTTCCCGCACGCGCTGACGCTGTTCGAACCGGTCGATCCCGAGATCGAGCGCCGGATCGACGACCTCGGACTGCGGACCCGCTCGCTCGACGAGATGGGCGCGGAGTGGCTCGACACCGTCGTCCCCTTCTTCGAGTCGCTGGGCGTCGAGACGCCCGTCTCGGGGCGCGACGAGGTGACCGAGGCCGACCTCCCCGACGCCCGCGGCCGGGACGGGAGCCACACCGACGACTGGTTTACCCTCCACGACGAGTTCACCCGCACGTACCGCGAACTCGGGCGGACGGAGGCGGGCCGGATCATGGGTGATCCCGACGATGAGTGA
- the paaB gene encoding 1,2-phenylacetyl-CoA epoxidase subunit PaaB — MIWEVFRQEKPGGYHTHCGDVHAPDAEMAKLFAEIQHGRRKPTNSLWVVPKSAVEEVDAEDTNFGGTTDKSYRWAMTYNRVDESFAEEVADSQREQERADRERERDATAGGDD, encoded by the coding sequence ATGATCTGGGAAGTGTTCCGCCAGGAGAAGCCGGGAGGGTACCACACTCACTGCGGGGACGTCCACGCGCCGGACGCCGAGATGGCGAAGCTGTTCGCCGAGATCCAGCACGGCCGGCGCAAGCCCACCAACAGCCTCTGGGTCGTCCCGAAGTCGGCGGTCGAGGAGGTCGACGCCGAGGACACCAACTTCGGCGGGACGACCGACAAGTCCTACCGGTGGGCGATGACGTACAACCGCGTCGACGAGAGCTTCGCCGAGGAGGTCGCCGACTCCCAGCGCGAACAGGAACGCGCCGACCGCGAGCGCGAACGCGACGCGACCGCCGGAGGTGACGACTGA
- the paaA gene encoding 1,2-phenylacetyl-CoA epoxidase subunit PaaA, translated as MDLDTVTERAGPRAFGPADDMPEEYREAATRMIQFHANSEIMGAYLERPFIRQAPSLDRKLAFSAKVQDEIGHGQLLYRAAESLGIKTREEMLDELAAGEGKFLNCFHYPMEHWWETPMIAFFVDGAAMRRQATLKRSSWEPYAHAMDKICFEEGFHVKHGEDIMRELATGSRKERELLQEAFEEWWPRIIQFFGPTDTQSTHHDFSAAVGLKQMTNDELRNAFLTAYVPKARKYGLEIPDEPRIRERDDGTYEVVEDDLDWDEFFRVAKNEYEGSHEQIGKRRRTQEAVEWVREALDEHEGAATGETVAEAAD; from the coding sequence ATGGACCTCGATACCGTCACGGAGCGCGCCGGGCCGCGGGCGTTCGGCCCGGCCGACGACATGCCCGAGGAGTACCGGGAGGCGGCGACCCGGATGATCCAGTTCCACGCGAACAGCGAGATCATGGGCGCGTACCTCGAACGGCCGTTCATCCGGCAGGCGCCGTCGCTCGACCGAAAGCTCGCGTTCTCGGCGAAGGTACAGGACGAGATCGGGCACGGCCAACTCCTCTACCGGGCGGCCGAGTCGCTGGGGATCAAGACGCGCGAGGAGATGCTCGACGAACTCGCGGCGGGCGAGGGCAAGTTCCTCAACTGCTTTCACTACCCGATGGAACACTGGTGGGAGACGCCGATGATCGCCTTCTTCGTCGACGGCGCGGCGATGCGACGGCAGGCCACCCTCAAGCGGTCGAGCTGGGAGCCGTACGCCCACGCGATGGACAAGATCTGTTTCGAGGAGGGGTTCCACGTCAAACACGGCGAGGACATCATGCGCGAACTCGCGACGGGGTCGCGCAAGGAACGGGAGTTGCTGCAGGAGGCGTTCGAGGAGTGGTGGCCCCGGATCATCCAGTTCTTCGGGCCGACGGACACGCAGTCGACCCACCACGACTTCTCGGCGGCCGTCGGGCTGAAGCAGATGACCAACGACGAACTGCGCAACGCCTTCCTCACCGCGTACGTCCCGAAAGCGCGCAAGTACGGCCTCGAAATCCCCGACGAGCCCCGGATCCGCGAGCGCGACGACGGCACCTACGAGGTCGTCGAGGACGACCTCGACTGGGACGAGTTCTTCCGGGTCGCGAAGAACGAGTACGAGGGCAGCCACGAACAGATCGGCAAGCGCCGGCGGACCCAGGAGGCCGTCGAGTGGGTCCGCGAGGCCCTCGACGAACACGAGGGCGCGGCGACCGGCGAGACGGTCGCGGAGGCGGCCGATTGA
- a CDS encoding helix-turn-helix domain-containing protein, whose protein sequence is MIAECLAVEFAVTGDDCPLAAATRETDSAVDSRPPQRRRDGNALLRFSAPHGAALAEALDADDRIRYLHASHTDGRTNYRCLSRQPCVVHELIDAGFLVDSIRYRRGEERYAGAVVGYDVLEGVLEAAGETVGVTLERVYPLGDEDERAVARRWDLTPAQEEAIRAAHRMGYFAVPKGATASEVAAELGIGKSAFLERLRRGQAAVFDQLFA, encoded by the coding sequence GTGATCGCCGAGTGTCTCGCCGTCGAGTTCGCGGTCACCGGCGACGACTGCCCGCTGGCGGCGGCGACCCGGGAGACCGACTCGGCCGTCGACTCCCGGCCGCCCCAGCGACGGCGCGACGGGAACGCGCTGTTGCGGTTCAGCGCGCCCCACGGGGCCGCGCTCGCGGAGGCCCTCGACGCCGACGACCGCATCCGCTACCTCCACGCCTCGCACACCGACGGCCGGACCAACTACCGGTGTCTCTCGCGCCAGCCCTGCGTGGTCCACGAGTTGATCGACGCGGGCTTTCTCGTCGACTCGATCCGCTACCGGCGCGGCGAGGAGCGTTACGCCGGCGCCGTCGTCGGCTACGACGTTCTGGAGGGGGTGCTCGAAGCGGCGGGCGAGACGGTCGGGGTGACCCTCGAACGCGTCTACCCCCTCGGCGACGAGGACGAGCGGGCGGTCGCCAGGCGCTGGGACCTCACGCCCGCCCAGGAGGAGGCGATCCGGGCGGCCCACCGGATGGGGTACTTCGCGGTGCCGAAGGGGGCGACCGCCTCGGAGGTGGCGGCGGAACTCGGGATCGGCAAGTCGGCGTTCCTCGAACGCCTGCGGCGGGGTCAGGCGGCGGTGTTCGACCAGTTGTTCGCCTGA
- a CDS encoding cupin domain-containing protein, translating to MEKVSIDDVEAVPNPMNVHEIRRPVSKALGTTDFAMNYFELDPGESFSGGLHTHHDQEEVFYVETGTATFDTADEEAAATVEAGEAIRFAPGEYQTGYNDEAADERVVAFAFGAPGARHDWDEIESLVFCRECGDEVGHGLELTDEGAFRLTCGDCGTSFTIG from the coding sequence ATGGAGAAAGTCTCGATCGACGACGTCGAGGCGGTTCCGAACCCGATGAACGTCCACGAGATCCGACGGCCCGTCTCGAAGGCGCTCGGCACGACGGACTTCGCGATGAACTACTTCGAACTCGATCCCGGCGAGTCCTTCTCGGGCGGATTGCACACCCACCACGATCAGGAGGAGGTGTTCTACGTCGAGACGGGAACCGCGACGTTCGACACGGCCGACGAGGAGGCCGCGGCCACCGTCGAAGCGGGCGAGGCGATCCGCTTTGCCCCCGGCGAGTACCAGACGGGGTACAACGACGAGGCCGCCGACGAGCGCGTCGTCGCGTTCGCCTTCGGCGCCCCCGGCGCGAGACACGACTGGGACGAGATCGAGTCGCTGGTCTTCTGTCGCGAGTGCGGGGACGAGGTCGGCCACGGCCTCGAACTGACCGACGAGGGGGCCTTCCGGCTGACCTGTGGCGACTGCGGCACGTCGTTTACGATCGGCTGA
- a CDS encoding PaaI family thioesterase, protein MDVESFFEEMPFADLLGVEVTTVADGHAEGRIEVREELSWNADRLVAHGGVTFTLADTVGGAALVSLVERPVPTIDMRIDYLAAGTGDLRAEADVVRQGGDVGVVDVAVYATDDGTHVADARGVYKTG, encoded by the coding sequence ATGGACGTCGAGTCCTTCTTCGAGGAGATGCCGTTCGCCGACCTGCTCGGGGTCGAGGTGACGACCGTCGCGGACGGCCACGCCGAGGGCCGGATCGAGGTGCGCGAGGAACTGTCCTGGAACGCCGATCGGCTGGTGGCCCACGGGGGCGTGACGTTCACGCTCGCGGACACCGTCGGCGGCGCGGCGCTCGTCTCGCTGGTGGAGCGGCCGGTGCCGACGATCGACATGCGCATCGACTACCTCGCGGCGGGAACCGGGGACCTGCGCGCCGAGGCCGACGTCGTCCGGCAGGGCGGCGACGTCGGCGTCGTCGACGTGGCGGTGTACGCGACCGACGACGGGACCCACGTCGCGGACGCCCGCGGCGTCTACAAGACGGGGTGA